The genomic segment GCATTCACTGTTGCTTATGTATTAACAGGTGAAATCTTACTAAGTAGCTTAATCGCTATGTTAGAACCCGCCGTCAACACGGTTGCTTTTTTCTTCCATGAAAAAGCGTGGGAAAAGAACCGATTCTTGCAAACGTTGGCGCGCAACGAACGTATCAAAACCGTCAGCTTCGCAACGGTACACTACAGTGTTGCATTCGGTGTGGTTTATTTATTAACAGGTGACTTTATTGCAGGTGGTGCAATGGCACTTATCGAACCAGCCATTAATACTTTTGCCTACTTCTTCCACGAAAAAATGTGGAACCACAACCACAGCAACGAGGCAGATTTGACTCACGCACATGCGGCTTAACAACGAAAACTGACTCAACACCTTAATTAATAGTTCATAGT from the Vibrio hippocampi genome contains:
- a CDS encoding DUF2061 domain-containing protein, which translates into the protein MKKTISFAAVHFTIAFTVAYVLTGEILLSSLIAMLEPAVNTVAFFFHEKAWEKNRFLQTLARNERIKTVSFATVHYSVAFGVVYLLTGDFIAGGAMALIEPAINTFAYFFHEKMWNHNHSNEADLTHAHAA